From Deinococcus aerius, a single genomic window includes:
- a CDS encoding transposase has protein sequence MGKERHSEEKILEILGRIENGEAIAAVSRSTGISRKTIQNWKATYSRQPKSDDAKRLKQLEDENARLKKLVADLALDNAMLKDVVGKKW, from the coding sequence ATGGGCAAGGAACGACACAGTGAAGAGAAGATCCTCGAAATCCTCGGGCGGATCGAGAACGGTGAAGCCATCGCGGCCGTGAGCCGCTCGACCGGGATCAGCCGCAAGACCATCCAGAACTGGAAGGCCACCTACAGCCGTCAACCCAAAAGCGACGACGCCAAGCGGCTTAAACAGCTTGAAGACGAAAATGCCCGGCTGAAGAAGCTGGTCGCCGACCTGGCCCTGGACAACGCGATGCTGAAAGACGTCGTGGGAAAGAAGTGGTAG